The Thermodesulfobacteriota bacterium genome contains the following window.
AAGAGGGGGGCAGAGTCCCCGTAGAAGGCGGCCAACCCCGGTTCAGGGGCCCGGCCCCTCCTCACCCCTCCTCCACCACGATCCCCCCTTCCCGCAGGAACCCGTCTTCCCGAGCCACCCGGAGGAGGTCGCGGGCCTCGGCGGCGTGCTCGGAAGCCACGAGGATGCGGCGCTCGCCCAGGGGGCCCAGGGTGACCGGGTAGGGGGTGATGGTCATGTCGAGGACCCGGGCCTCGATCCCCGCCGAGGCGAGGACGCCGGTGACGGCGAAGGCCTCGATGTGGTCCAGGGCCACGTAGACGAGGGTGAGGGAGGGCAAAGCCAAGGGACCTTCCTCCAGGCGGGGGATGCGCGACAAGCCCGCAAACCTGGGTCTCAGGGCTCCTGCGGGAGTTCGTCCCCTTCGTCGGCGGGCACGTCCGGCGAGGCTTCGAGCCACGAGTCGAAGTCGGGCAGGCCGGCCCGTCTCCGTCGCTCGCGGAAGTACGCCTCGGTCTTCAGCGCCGAGACCTTCTCGGCGATGGCCGTGACGAAAAACTGATTCATGGAAACGCGCTCTTCCTCCGCCACCTTGCGGGCGTAGGCGATGAGCGAGTCGGGGAGACGCAGTGCGTAATTGGCCATGATCACTCCTGCATGGACAGCCTCGCCAGGAATTGCTGCGGGGTCCAGAGCGCGAGGCGAAACCTCTCTGCGGCGACCGAGAAGCCTGCCGTGTTGTGGGTCACCAGACCGTGGGCCCGGCCGTTGAGGGCGGTCTCCAGCACCATCTCGTCCTTCGGATCGCGGGTCTGGGGCCGCCACAGGTAGAAGAACGCCACCGGCTCGACCAACAGGCACAAGGCGTCGAGGAAACCATCGGTCTGAGCTGCCGTGCGGCGCGACGCCTCGAGCTGGGTCGGCCCCTTGAGGATGGCCTCGTACTCGAGCATCAGCGGCACCGATGCCAGGGCCACGAATCGCCCGTCCCGGAGCGCCCGCAGCACGGCGAACGAGGCGCCGTTGCGGCTTCGGGAAGCGGCGACGAGCATGTTGGTGTCGAGGACGGCGCGCAGTCGCGTCATATCGCAAATGATATGAGCACTGGGGCCGCCGGTCAACTCGGGTGTGGAATTCTGGCGGAGCCGCCTCCTTGTGGGCAGGCGCGGCGTGTGCTACCTAGTAGGGCCTTCCCAGAACTCGTCCGTTGGGAGGCATGCGATGCTGCGCAGGTCGATTCTCATGCTGGTGGCCCTGGCACCCTTTCTCCTCGCCATGGGAGGCGGTGGAGGCGGGCCGGTCTCCGAAACGATCCCGCGGCCCAAGGAGAGCTTCTCGGCGGAGCTCCTGGACAAGCAGGGGGTGGCCACCCGGGTCTCGTTCCTGGCCTGCGGCGGGAAGACGTTCTTTCCCCTGGACCGTGGCGAGGGGACCCTGATGGTGCCCTTCTCCAAGGTGCGGCGGCTCACGGTGGGGGCCGAAGAGGGGGGCCGGGTGGCGGCCACGGTGGAGGTAGAGGGGGGCAAGACCCTGGAGGGAACGCTGCCCCGCACCCTGCTGTGCACGGGCGAGACCGAGTTCGGCAACTACCAGGTGGAGGCCCGCGGCCTGCGCTGGATCGCCTTCGGCCCCTAGGGGCGCGACGGGCCGCCGCGCCCCCCTATCCGCTCGCTGACCGCTGACCGCTGACAGCGGCAACGCCTCGCTAGAAATCCTTGAAGACCAGAGATCTTCAGCACTGCGTCAAGCTTCGGGGCGGGCAGGGGGCCTCCCCGGAGGGGGCGCAGGCGGCC
Protein-coding sequences here:
- a CDS encoding DUF2007 domain-containing protein, whose product is MALPSLTLVYVALDHIEAFAVTGVLASAGIEARVLDMTITPYPVTLGPLGERRILVASEHAAEARDLLRVAREDGFLREGGIVVEEG
- a CDS encoding putative toxin-antitoxin system toxin component, PIN family; this encodes MTRLRAVLDTNMLVAASRSRNGASFAVLRALRDGRFVALASVPLMLEYEAILKGPTQLEASRRTAAQTDGFLDALCLLVEPVAFFYLWRPQTRDPKDEMVLETALNGRAHGLVTHNTAGFSVAAERFRLALWTPQQFLARLSMQE